One Rosa chinensis cultivar Old Blush chromosome 3, RchiOBHm-V2, whole genome shotgun sequence DNA window includes the following coding sequences:
- the LOC112193179 gene encoding vesicle-associated protein 2-2 isoform X1: MMNSIVEIHPKELKFIVELKKQSSCSIRLTNMSDHHVAFKVKTTSPKKYCVRPNVGVILPKSACEFSVTMQAQKTALPDMDCRDKFLIQSTIVSSGTTDADIAASMFAKDEGKHVEEKKLRVILMSPPDSPILSPIKVDLKQGQGNEASILNDQVFGGVETLPQHKMVTKDVKFRVVNSEESKPSKVTEVKPAKHVELKLRKEEELKPAKAVELKLPKYEEVKAINDVESRPTYATDMEPARDVELEPVDVVELEPAKDMELKPSEDLLLKLAKEQEADKAQVVENLKLVKDIEEMKSKLLELELKLSQKSKATMMCVQGTRLHDQHYDRICSFRQFDM, from the exons ATGATGAATTCAATCGTGGAGATTCATCCCAAAGAATTGAAGTTCATAG TTGAGTTGAAGAAGCAAAGCTCATGCTCAATTCGACTTACCAACATGTCCGACCACCATGTTGCTTTTAAG GTTAAAACTACATCCCCGAAGAAATACTGTGTGCGACCAAATGTAGGTGTTATCTTGCCAAAATCAGCTTGTGAATTTTCAG TTACAATGCAAGCTCAAAAGACAGCTCTGCCTGACATGGATTGCAGAGATAAGTTCTTAATCCAAAGCACAATTGTTTCTTCTGGGACAACTGACGCAGATATTGCAGCTAGCATG TTTGCTAAAGATGAGGGCAAACACGTTGAAGAGAAAAAGCTAAGGGTAATCCTTATGAGCCCACCTGATTCGCCAATACTGTCACCAATCAAGGTAGACTTGAAGCAAGGGCAGGGCAATGAAGCTTCAATACTAAATGATCAAGTATTTGGTGGAGTAGAAACCCTCCCTCAACACAAAATG GTTACAAAGGATGTGAAGTTCAGAGTTGTCAATAGTGAGGAGTCAAAGCCATCAAAGGTTACTGAGGTGAAACCAGCCAAGCATGTGGAATTGAAACTAAGAAAAGAAGAGGAGTTGAAACCAGCAAAGGCTGTGgaattgaaattaccaaaatatGAGGAGGTAAAAGCAATAAATGATGTGGAGTCAAGGCCAACATATGCTACGGACATGGAACCAGCCAGAGATGTGGAGTTAGAACCAGTTGATGTGGTGGAATTGGAACCAGCAAAAGATATGGAGTTGAAACCATCAGAGGATTTGCTTTTGAAACTAGCAAAAGAGCAGGAGGCTGATAAAGCACAGGTTGTGGAAAATTTGAAGTTAGTTAAAGATATTGAGGAGATGAAATCAAAGCTACTTGAACTTGAACTAAAGCTGAGCCAG AAATCAAAGGCAACAATGATGTGTGTACAAGGTACCAGATTACATGACCAACATTACGACAGAATCTGTTCATTCAGACAGTTTGATATGTGA
- the LOC112193179 gene encoding vesicle-associated protein 2-2 isoform X4, which translates to MMNSIVEIHPKELKFIVELKKQSSCSIRLTNMSDHHVAFKVKTTSPKKYCVRPNVGVILPKSACEFSVTMQAQKTALPDMDCRDKFLIQSTIVSSGTTDADIAASMFAKDEGKHVEEKKLRVILMSPPDSPILSPIKVDLKQGQGNEASILNDQVFGGVETLPQHKMVTKDVKFRVVNSEESKPSKVTEVKPAKHVELKLRKEEELKPAKAVELKLPKYEEVKAINDVESRPTYATDMEPARDVELEPVDVVELEPAKDMELKPSEDLLLKLAKEQEADKAQVVENLKLVKDIEEMKSKLLELELKLSQL; encoded by the exons ATGATGAATTCAATCGTGGAGATTCATCCCAAAGAATTGAAGTTCATAG TTGAGTTGAAGAAGCAAAGCTCATGCTCAATTCGACTTACCAACATGTCCGACCACCATGTTGCTTTTAAG GTTAAAACTACATCCCCGAAGAAATACTGTGTGCGACCAAATGTAGGTGTTATCTTGCCAAAATCAGCTTGTGAATTTTCAG TTACAATGCAAGCTCAAAAGACAGCTCTGCCTGACATGGATTGCAGAGATAAGTTCTTAATCCAAAGCACAATTGTTTCTTCTGGGACAACTGACGCAGATATTGCAGCTAGCATG TTTGCTAAAGATGAGGGCAAACACGTTGAAGAGAAAAAGCTAAGGGTAATCCTTATGAGCCCACCTGATTCGCCAATACTGTCACCAATCAAGGTAGACTTGAAGCAAGGGCAGGGCAATGAAGCTTCAATACTAAATGATCAAGTATTTGGTGGAGTAGAAACCCTCCCTCAACACAAAATG GTTACAAAGGATGTGAAGTTCAGAGTTGTCAATAGTGAGGAGTCAAAGCCATCAAAGGTTACTGAGGTGAAACCAGCCAAGCATGTGGAATTGAAACTAAGAAAAGAAGAGGAGTTGAAACCAGCAAAGGCTGTGgaattgaaattaccaaaatatGAGGAGGTAAAAGCAATAAATGATGTGGAGTCAAGGCCAACATATGCTACGGACATGGAACCAGCCAGAGATGTGGAGTTAGAACCAGTTGATGTGGTGGAATTGGAACCAGCAAAAGATATGGAGTTGAAACCATCAGAGGATTTGCTTTTGAAACTAGCAAAAGAGCAGGAGGCTGATAAAGCACAGGTTGTGGAAAATTTGAAGTTAGTTAAAGATATTGAGGAGATGAAATCAAAGCTACTTGAACTTGAACTAAAGCTGAGCCAG CTGTAG
- the LOC112193179 gene encoding vesicle-associated protein 2-2 isoform X2 — MMNSIVEIHPKELKFIVELKKQSSCSIRLTNMSDHHVAFKVKTTSPKKYCVRPNVGVILPKSACEFSVTMQAQKTALPDMDCRDKFLIQSTIVSSGTTDADIAASMFAKDEGKHVEEKKLRVILMSPPDSPILSPIKVDLKQGQGNEASILNDQVFGGVETLPQHKMVTKDVKFRVVNSEESKPSKVTEVKPAKHVELKLRKEEELKPAKAVELKLPKYEEVKAINDVESRPTYATDMEPARDVELEPVDVVELEPAKDMELKPSEDLLLKLAKEQEADKAQVVENLKLVKDIEEMKSKLLELELKLSQVWSFLNFFFFQIFNCVYKPTLAVFLCII; from the exons ATGATGAATTCAATCGTGGAGATTCATCCCAAAGAATTGAAGTTCATAG TTGAGTTGAAGAAGCAAAGCTCATGCTCAATTCGACTTACCAACATGTCCGACCACCATGTTGCTTTTAAG GTTAAAACTACATCCCCGAAGAAATACTGTGTGCGACCAAATGTAGGTGTTATCTTGCCAAAATCAGCTTGTGAATTTTCAG TTACAATGCAAGCTCAAAAGACAGCTCTGCCTGACATGGATTGCAGAGATAAGTTCTTAATCCAAAGCACAATTGTTTCTTCTGGGACAACTGACGCAGATATTGCAGCTAGCATG TTTGCTAAAGATGAGGGCAAACACGTTGAAGAGAAAAAGCTAAGGGTAATCCTTATGAGCCCACCTGATTCGCCAATACTGTCACCAATCAAGGTAGACTTGAAGCAAGGGCAGGGCAATGAAGCTTCAATACTAAATGATCAAGTATTTGGTGGAGTAGAAACCCTCCCTCAACACAAAATG GTTACAAAGGATGTGAAGTTCAGAGTTGTCAATAGTGAGGAGTCAAAGCCATCAAAGGTTACTGAGGTGAAACCAGCCAAGCATGTGGAATTGAAACTAAGAAAAGAAGAGGAGTTGAAACCAGCAAAGGCTGTGgaattgaaattaccaaaatatGAGGAGGTAAAAGCAATAAATGATGTGGAGTCAAGGCCAACATATGCTACGGACATGGAACCAGCCAGAGATGTGGAGTTAGAACCAGTTGATGTGGTGGAATTGGAACCAGCAAAAGATATGGAGTTGAAACCATCAGAGGATTTGCTTTTGAAACTAGCAAAAGAGCAGGAGGCTGATAAAGCACAGGTTGTGGAAAATTTGAAGTTAGTTAAAGATATTGAGGAGATGAAATCAAAGCTACTTGAACTTGAACTAAAGCTGAGCCAGGTTTggtcttttctgaattttttttttttccaaattttcaattgCGTGTACAAACCGACTCTAGCAGTATTTCTCTGCATAATATGA
- the LOC112193179 gene encoding vesicle-associated protein 2-2 isoform X3 has protein sequence MMNSIVEIHPKELKFIVELKKQSSCSIRLTNMSDHHVAFKVKTTSPKKYCVRPNVGVILPKSACEFSVTMQAQKTALPDMDCRDKFLIQSTIVSSGTTDADIAASMFAKDEGKHVEEKKLRVILMSPPDSPILSPIKVDLKQGQGNEASILNDQVFGGVETLPQHKMVTKDVKFRVVNSEESKPSKVTEVKPAKHVELKLRKEEELKPAKAVELKLPKYEEVKAINDVESRPTYATDMEPARDVELEPVDVVELEPAKDMELKPSEDLLLKLAKEQEADKAQVVENLKLVKDIEEMKSKLLELELKLSQERGEGKTLGRFK, from the exons ATGATGAATTCAATCGTGGAGATTCATCCCAAAGAATTGAAGTTCATAG TTGAGTTGAAGAAGCAAAGCTCATGCTCAATTCGACTTACCAACATGTCCGACCACCATGTTGCTTTTAAG GTTAAAACTACATCCCCGAAGAAATACTGTGTGCGACCAAATGTAGGTGTTATCTTGCCAAAATCAGCTTGTGAATTTTCAG TTACAATGCAAGCTCAAAAGACAGCTCTGCCTGACATGGATTGCAGAGATAAGTTCTTAATCCAAAGCACAATTGTTTCTTCTGGGACAACTGACGCAGATATTGCAGCTAGCATG TTTGCTAAAGATGAGGGCAAACACGTTGAAGAGAAAAAGCTAAGGGTAATCCTTATGAGCCCACCTGATTCGCCAATACTGTCACCAATCAAGGTAGACTTGAAGCAAGGGCAGGGCAATGAAGCTTCAATACTAAATGATCAAGTATTTGGTGGAGTAGAAACCCTCCCTCAACACAAAATG GTTACAAAGGATGTGAAGTTCAGAGTTGTCAATAGTGAGGAGTCAAAGCCATCAAAGGTTACTGAGGTGAAACCAGCCAAGCATGTGGAATTGAAACTAAGAAAAGAAGAGGAGTTGAAACCAGCAAAGGCTGTGgaattgaaattaccaaaatatGAGGAGGTAAAAGCAATAAATGATGTGGAGTCAAGGCCAACATATGCTACGGACATGGAACCAGCCAGAGATGTGGAGTTAGAACCAGTTGATGTGGTGGAATTGGAACCAGCAAAAGATATGGAGTTGAAACCATCAGAGGATTTGCTTTTGAAACTAGCAAAAGAGCAGGAGGCTGATAAAGCACAGGTTGTGGAAAATTTGAAGTTAGTTAAAGATATTGAGGAGATGAAATCAAAGCTACTTGAACTTGAACTAAAGCTGAGCCAG GAGAGGGGGGAGGGTAAAACACTAGGCAGATTTAAATGA